A genomic segment from Nodularia sphaerocarpa UHCC 0038 encodes:
- a CDS encoding DUF2254 domain-containing protein, translating to MNKVKLSKLWDALHTSYWFLPGILALSAVVLAFTMLSLDRTIGFDDWDWIYTGGPDGAREVLSAIAGSMVSVAATAFSITIVALQLASANFGPRLLRNFMRDTGNQIVLGTFIATFIYSLLVLRTIYGEDYNLFIPHLSVTVGIVLAILSIAVLIYFFHHASTIIQASHVIKSVSEDLDKAIDRLFPEKIGVNPPGDQLHLGEIPPDFQLQAYPIKANSNGYLQAINDEKLLEIACKYNLLIHLKSRPGNFVIKDSELVMVWPGERVNQKLKHRLQKIFILGKERTEQQDVEFPLQQLVEIALRAISPGINDPFTAIRCIDRLSAGLCHLVQRQFPSPYRYDDHNQLRVIAKSVTFEKIVDQAFNQIRQNSRTDAAVTIHLLKAIALIATYTQNPQYHQVLKRHADMIARGSHEGLPESQDRQDVQEKYNTVIQLLNQNHEIEILRR from the coding sequence ATGAATAAAGTCAAGTTATCCAAGTTGTGGGATGCACTTCATACTAGCTACTGGTTTTTGCCAGGAATCCTGGCACTCAGTGCTGTGGTTTTAGCATTTACAATGTTAAGCCTTGACCGCACAATTGGTTTTGATGATTGGGATTGGATCTACACAGGTGGTCCCGATGGAGCTAGAGAAGTGCTATCTGCGATCGCAGGTTCAATGGTGAGTGTTGCGGCGACAGCCTTTTCCATTACAATTGTCGCCCTGCAACTAGCTTCTGCCAACTTCGGACCAAGGCTGCTGCGTAACTTTATGCGCGACACAGGTAATCAAATTGTCCTGGGTACATTCATTGCCACATTTATTTATTCCTTGCTGGTGCTGCGTACTATTTATGGAGAGGACTACAACCTGTTTATTCCCCATCTTTCAGTCACAGTCGGGATCGTGCTAGCGATTCTGAGCATTGCCGTATTAATTTACTTCTTTCATCACGCATCAACCATCATTCAGGCATCGCACGTTATTAAGAGTGTTAGTGAAGATTTAGACAAAGCTATTGATCGGCTATTTCCCGAAAAAATCGGTGTTAATCCACCAGGAGATCAACTACATCTAGGAGAAATTCCACCCGATTTTCAATTACAGGCTTACCCAATTAAAGCCAATAGTAATGGTTATTTACAAGCAATTAATGATGAAAAATTATTGGAAATTGCCTGTAAATACAATCTTTTGATCCACCTTAAATCTCGACCAGGAAACTTTGTGATTAAGGACAGTGAACTGGTAATGGTTTGGCCTGGTGAACGAGTCAATCAAAAACTTAAGCATCGATTGCAAAAAATATTTATTTTAGGAAAGGAACGTACTGAACAGCAGGATGTGGAGTTTCCTCTGCAACAGTTAGTGGAAATTGCCCTGCGTGCTATTTCTCCGGGAATCAACGATCCTTTCACTGCCATTCGCTGTATTGACCGTCTGAGTGCCGGACTGTGCCATCTAGTACAAAGACAATTTCCCTCACCCTACCGCTACGATGATCACAACCAATTGCGGGTGATTGCGAAATCAGTAACTTTTGAGAAGATAGTCGATCAAGCTTTTAACCAAATTAGGCAGAACAGCAGAACTGATGCAGCTGTGACAATTCATTTACTCAAAGCGATCGCTTTAATTGCCACTTACACCCAAAATCCCCAATATCACCAAGTTCTCAAGCGTCATGCTGACATGATCGCGCGGGGTAGCCATGAAGGGTTGCCAGAATCACAAGACCGCCAGGATGTTCAGGAAAAGTATAACACTGTTATTCAACTCTTGAATCAAAACCATGAAATAGAGATTTTGCGGCGATGA
- a CDS encoding mechanosensitive ion channel family protein encodes MNAEISALLDRVQKMANDFIILLPNILLGLFVFTIFVIVGRSIKRLVKRLTSHRTYARNLGMVLGRLAQGTTVLVGLFISLTIVFPSLKASDLVQLLGISGVAIGFAFRDILQNFLAGILILLTEPFQINDQIVFKNFEGTVENIETRATTIRTYDGRRIVIPNSELFTNSVTVNTAFENRRLEYDVGVGYGDDLDWTKQLMLDAMHSLDVVLKDPPPDVLVMELAENSVNIRARWWIQPPRWSDALDSRDQVISAIKQKLYVENGIDLPYPTRQILFHDQTEETDGDRLRRGFADRTRQREGWPAGKNKVPKPRSIGGSLKRLAQLQDRNGKVDAHRKDHES; translated from the coding sequence ATGAATGCAGAGATATCGGCACTTTTGGACAGGGTGCAGAAAATGGCTAACGATTTCATTATTCTGCTACCCAATATTCTGCTAGGGTTGTTTGTTTTTACAATCTTTGTAATTGTCGGGAGATCAATCAAGCGACTCGTGAAACGCTTAACCAGTCACCGCACCTATGCTCGTAATTTGGGTATGGTGTTGGGGAGGTTGGCACAAGGGACTACAGTTTTGGTGGGTTTGTTTATTTCTCTAACCATTGTCTTTCCCTCACTCAAAGCATCGGATTTGGTGCAATTGCTGGGAATCAGTGGGGTAGCAATCGGTTTTGCTTTTCGCGATATTCTGCAAAACTTTTTAGCTGGGATTTTAATTCTACTCACAGAGCCGTTCCAAATCAATGACCAAATTGTTTTTAAGAATTTTGAAGGTACGGTAGAAAATATTGAAACACGAGCTACTACCATCAGAACTTACGATGGTAGGCGGATTGTGATTCCCAACTCTGAACTGTTTACCAATTCGGTAACTGTAAATACCGCCTTTGAGAATCGGCGCTTAGAATACGATGTCGGTGTTGGCTATGGTGATGACCTGGACTGGACAAAGCAGTTAATGCTGGACGCTATGCATAGCTTGGATGTTGTGTTAAAAGACCCGCCGCCTGATGTCCTGGTGATGGAACTTGCCGAAAATAGTGTTAATATCCGGGCGCGATGGTGGATTCAACCACCCCGATGGTCAGATGCTCTAGATTCACGGGATCAAGTCATCTCTGCAATTAAGCAAAAGCTTTATGTGGAAAATGGCATTGATTTACCATATCCTACCAGACAAATTTTATTCCACGACCAAACCGAAGAAACAGATGGCGATCGCCTTCGGCGCGGCTTTGCCGATCGCACTCGTCAGCGAGAAGGTTGGCCAGCCGGTAAAAACAAAGTCCCCAAACCACGTAGCATTGGCGGTTCACTCAAACGATTAGCCCAATTGCAAGACCGTAATGGCAAGGTAGATGCTCACAGGAAAGACCATGAATCATGA
- a CDS encoding orange carotenoid protein N-terminal domain-containing protein, with amino-acid sequence MTYTQTSDPNIRECVQSWQKLDVDEQLALFWFIYKEMGSSITPAAPEASTVSPEIAEGLFNQVKELSHEEQLQVQRDIITQKDTQISRQYGSLSDTTKLLFWYRLAQEMESGHIIPLPAGYQLSSPSQTLLDHIKALPFEQQINAFRDYVSPMGAEPKSGAEI; translated from the coding sequence ATGACTTATACCCAAACCAGCGATCCAAATATTCGTGAATGTGTCCAATCATGGCAAAAATTAGATGTAGATGAACAGTTAGCTTTGTTTTGGTTTATTTACAAAGAAATGGGAAGTTCCATTACACCAGCCGCCCCTGAAGCGAGTACTGTTTCTCCAGAAATTGCTGAAGGTTTATTCAATCAAGTTAAAGAATTGAGCCACGAAGAACAATTGCAAGTTCAACGAGACATAATTACTCAAAAGGATACTCAAATTAGCCGTCAATATGGCTCTTTGAGTGATACGACAAAACTCTTATTTTGGTATCGATTAGCGCAAGAAATGGAAAGCGGTCATATTATTCCTTTACCTGCGGGTTATCAGCTTTCATCTCCATCTCAAACACTGTTAGATCACATCAAAGCGTTACCTTTTGAACAACAGATTAATGCTTTCCGTGATTATGTTTCGCCAATGGGTGCTGAACCCAAATCAGGTGCGGAAATTTAA